The Fervidobacterium pennivorans DNA segment ACGAGCGTTATAAAGTTCGAATCTGTTTTCAAAAAACTCAAAAAGTCCTCCTGGCAACTCTTTATTTAGCTCTTCACATGCGGCAAATATGATTGGCTTCAAATCCAAATCCCAAGAGAACTTTTCCACAATCAAATAAATGTCATCGACCTTGCTTCTCAATCCGTATGGGTCTTTTGAACCGCTTGGTATATTACCAATCACGAAATTTCCAACAACTGTGTCTATCCTATCTGCAATTCCCACAACTGCGCCTTCGATAGTTGTTGGATTGTTAGAATAATGTTCTTCAATTCCCCATGCAACATCGTTTGGTTCTCCATCCTTCAGAGCGTAGATTCTACCCATTATGCCTTGTAGTTCCGGAAACTCGTATACAACATGTGAACCGATGTCTGCCTTACATAGCCTTGCTGTCCTTAGTATTGTACCACTTTTCTTTTCCAAACCCAAAACCCCAATTATTCGTTGTGAGAGTTTTTCTATCCTTTGTACTTTATCGTAGAGTGTTCCAAGCTCCTTTTGAAACACCATTTCTTTGAGTTTCTCGTTGAAAGTTTCAAGAGAAACCTTTATATCTTTTTCATAATAATATCTGGCATCTTCTAATCGAGCGTTGATAACCCTTTCGTAACCTTTCCTCGCGTTACCTTTTACATCTTCCGGCATGTCGATGAATGCCAGGAATAAATTGGTTGTCTTTCCATTTCTCTTTACCGTGAAAGACCTTTGATGGTGTTTAATTGTTGTTCTAATCAATTCTTCTGGAAGCTCTAAATATTTTTCTAAAAACTCACCCTGTATCATCTTTGGGAATTCTGTTAGTATTGCAACTTCCTCTATTAAAGACTCATCTTTGTCAACTTCGAACCCCTGCTTTTCAAAATCTTCAAGTTGCTTCACGATGAATTCTCTACGCTTTTCAATTTGTGGTATGACATAATAATTGTTCATCTTCTCCAAGTAATCCTTATAGGAATTTACCTCAAAGTAGTCATCCTTAACAAAACGATGTCCAATGGTTTTGTTCGATGATTTCAGCCCAAAAATCTCCATATCAAGAGTTCTTCCGTCGTAAACAGCTAAGACATGGTGAGGGATTCTTACGAATTCGTACTTTCCATCTCCCCATTTCATAGGTTTTCTGAATTTCAAACTATAAATTATCTGCGGTACGACCTTCTTTAAAACTTCTTCAGTTTTTATACCTTTCTGTATTTTCGTTATGTAGACATAGTTGTCTACTATTTTGACATCTTCAAGCGTTGATTCGTTCGATTTCAAAAAGCCAAGCAACGCCTTTGTAGGTTGTCCGTCTTTATCATATGCCACATTCACCGCTGGACCTTTCTTTTCAACAACTCTGTCTGGAGTGGTATCAGAAAGTCCATCCAAGACAAATCCAAATCTTCTTGGAGCCACAAACACTTCGAAGTTTTCGAATTGAACTCCTTCACTCTTTAATGTTTCTGGCACCTTCTCTGAAAGCTGTTGAATTATCCCGGGCACTTCCGTTGTTGGAAGCTCTTCAACTCCTATTTCAAAAAGGAATTCACTCATTTTTACCACCCTCCGCTTCAACAAATACCTTTGCACATTTACTTGCCATGGCCCTTATGTCTCTTATAAACGTTTGCCTCTGTGCGACACTTATTGCATTTCGTGCATCAAGCAAGTTGAATGTATGCGAACACTTAAGCAACTGTTCATACGCAGGGAAAAGCAAACCTCTTTCCATTAATCTCTCAAACTCTTTTCTGTATATATCGTAAAGTGTAAAGAGTGCATCCGTGTTGGCTTCTTCAAAGTTGTAGATAGAAAACTGTCTTTCGTTTTCTTTGAAAAGTTCGCCGTATCTAACATCTTTGTTCCACATTACATCATATACGTTATCTACACCCTGCAGATACATTGCTATTCTTTCCACACCGTATGTTATTTCCAAAGGAATTTCCGATAGCGAAACGCCCCCAACTTGTTGAAAGTATGTAAACTGAGTAATCTCCATTCCATCGAGCCAAACTTCCCACCCAATTCCCCATGCACCAAGCGTTGGCGATTCCCAATTGTCTTCAACAAAGCGTATATCGTGCTCTTTAGGGTCTATTCCGAGTGCTTTTAATGATTCCAAATAAAGTTCTTGGGACCTTTCTGGATGAGGCTTGAGTATCACTTGGTATTGATAGAATCTTTGCATTCTGTTTGGATTTTCCCCGTACCTACCATCAGTGGGTCTTCGACTCGGTTGCACAAAAGCGACATTCCAAGGCCTTTTTCTCAATACACCAAAGAAGGTTGACGTATGGAATGTTCCAGCTCCCATTTCCATGTCATAAGGTTGTTCAATAAAACAACCTTGGCTTGCCCAAAATTCATCAAGGGTTTTTATCACGTCCTGCAAGTACACATCGGGTTCCTCCCTTCGAATTTATAATATTTTACGATTAAAACTCAACCAAAGATTCTCTCGATTACGTATGCCCAAAATGGAAGTGTCACCAACGAAAAAAGAGTTGTAAGAGCGACAGTCATTCCCGCTTTCGGAACAAGTTCCTTTTTAAAAGCACCTATAACCACAACACTGTTAACACCTATCGGCATAGCACATTCAAGAAGGAACACTTTTGCTTCAAGCGGTTCAAAAAAGAACGCTATTGGTAGCAACATCAGTGGTATTAACAAAAGTCTTTCGACAACTACAAAGCTGTAACCTTTAATTGATGAGGTCTCAAATTTTATTCTCGAGATACCAAGACCGACCTGTAACAGTAAAAATGGTATTGCCATTTCCTTAAGCCAGTTAAAAGCTGTAAGGACTCCAGCAGGAAGTTGTTTATATGAAATTCCCGCTATTCCAAATCCCCAACCCAAAATGATAGCATAAAGGAAAGGGAGCTTCAAAATGTTTTTTAACTCAAGCTTGCCCCTGATAAGCGCTGGAAGCAAGGTGCTACCTACAAATACATTTACGAATGAATAAACCACGCCAAGTGCAAGTGCTCTTTCTCCCCAAAGTGCCATTAGTACCGGATAGCCAAGGTAACCAGAGTTCACATACACATTACCCGTGAAGAATATTTCCCTGTCTTCTTTATGCAATCTCGAAATCAAGAATGATATAGCAAACATCACGGAAAAGCCCATTCCATAACGCAAGAGTACACCAGCGGTGGGGATGTAGTCGTTCATAAATGCAAATGTTACAATAGGTGCCATCAACCAAGTAGCAATTTTATTGAAAAGAGTGATATCTTCTTTGAAAAGCTTACCATATATGTAACCAACAAACATCATAATAAAAGAAGGCAATACAGCTCCAAATGCTTGGTATATCAATAACTCTTCCCCTTTCTTTTCATTATTGGTTTTAGAAAGATTTTCGGAAAGAAATCACGACATCTGCTGAAAAGAGTGGTTTATTATTACCTTTTTGAGGTCTCAGAAGCGGTTTTCTAACATTATCAGAGTTTGCCTCAACAACAGTTGAGGCGTTCCAAATAAAACCTGTGCTGAGGCAAGCTGATACAGTTAATTCGTTTGAAATGTTACGAACGAAAGATACATTACCAATAGCACGATATTCTTTTACCTCATCATCTAGCAGATGTGTCCCAGGTATATATGTTGTTCTATCATTCCATGCATTAACAGGTGACCTTTCACCAAGAATGACGAACTCAAAATTTGCGTTAAAACCTGTGATAAAACTTGGAGCGTAACTCACCATAAACGCCAGGTTGTTTTCACCATATTTGTAACCTGCGTACAACAGTTCAAAAGGTAATACAACGTTCTTTCCATCTTTAGTGTAAACAAAATAAGGATAATACGTATATCCATAGAACATTTGGTTTCCAGATTCCGCTGATGGTTGGAATGTATACTTCGTTGCTCCAGCATGATAAAAGCTAAAAATCCCAATACTTGTTTTTTGAACCAAACCAAGTGACCAAGCAATTTTGTCTGGGTTTTGGTAACTTTCTGGATGTATGAATCTATTCATGTTTATGTCATCAACAAGAACTTGCGCATAGTAATACTTGTCAATATCTGTGTAATCCAAAAAGAATCCACTTATATAATTTGTTTCTCCAACACCTTCCGGATATGGCCTTCCAGCATCATTCACGTACTGAATGAAAAATGAAGGAATCGGATTTGCGAAATACTCAAAATTAAATCTTTGTCCAACATACACTGTTATGTCTTCGTATCCGAATCTGAGATTGCCAATCCTCAAAGCATAGACTTTGTAATTTGAGCTCTTTAATCTTTCGCGTTCATCTGTTCCAAATTTGAGTTCACACAGCTGTATCCACCTTGTTATGTAGATGAACTTCCCATTATCGTACGAAATATCTACTGTATTTCTCGGGATACCGACAGATGAAACGAAAAGAGAATATGGGCTTTGAACAACATCCCCTAGATGTGTTCTACCTAACGTGACTGAAAAATTACCATTTCTAAGAGATATCGAACCTTCTTTAAAATCAAAATAAAACCCGGCGTAGTATGACTCAGAAAATGGATCGCTAAAAAGATCGTCATTTTTTGCAACCATAGAAGCTTTGAATTCGAAAGCATCAGAGAGATGTATGATGCCAACATCAAAAGTCCAGGAGGATGAATCGTTGATAACTTCCCTTTCGTTGTACAACGAAAAAAGGTTGCTACCAAAGTTATAGTTACCTGCTAAAGAAAATTCTAAGGCAAAAGCTGAAGTAATATATAAAATCCAGGATAAAAATGAAAAGAAAAACTTTAGATTTCTTGTTCCTCCTTTTTCCATATGACCTTTCCTCCGTGTGTAATGGAGTTTACTTCGGACGGTATTAAAATCCCTTGATTAATAACTTCAAGTATCAAATCAATAGGAAGCGAGGTTTCAAACCAAATCTCCTCAACCCTGATTTCTTCCCATCCTCTGTCTGCAAATCTTTGGATGACCTTTTCGACAGCCTTTTTATATTTTTCAAAATCCATTTCGTATTTTCCCATAACGCCACCTCCGATTTATTTCTTGAAGACAATTTTATCACGTTGAGCTAACTCTGCAAACCTTTCTAATCTGTGATTTTAAATACCTCCCATAATCATTATCATTCAAATCAGTTATGCTCACACACATGTTATGACCATTTGCATGTACAATTTTCCCGTCTCCGATGTACATCATTACATGCCCCTCCATGTAAAGCAAATCACCAGGCATTAATTTTTCATATTCATCGACTGTTGCAACCTGTGGATATCTATTTTCCTGGTCACTTGCATCCCTTGGCATGTCGATATTCAATGCAACATCATAAAGCCGATTGACAAAACCGGAGCAGTCAAAACCATAAGAAGATGTACCGCCCCAAAGATATGGGCTTCCAATCATCTGGAGTGCCAGTTCAACCACGGAGTTGAAACTCTCATTTGGTTCATCAACTACATTATAAACGAATCCATTCGGCAGGAAAAAATCTTTTCCATTTTCAGTGTAGAGTCTGCTCCCAAATGGAAGTAAGAAACTCACAGAACCGCTTATCCTACAAAACGGAACAGAAACTTTTATAATCCTAAAGTTTTTAATTTGCTCATATTCTTTTTCAGTCATAAAATACAGGGTATTTTTATTTACGTAACCTTTATAATCGAGTCTTACATCTCGTATCAAGATGTAATCAAATTTTTCCAAGATTTGAATATCTTCCAAAACCTCCACAATCTCTCCAAAAACAAGCTGATGTATCCGTTCGCTTCTGAATCTTCGTTCCGCGCGAACATCTGTAACAGGTACCACGATTATCGCATTCATTCTTGCACATCCTTTTATGATATTTTTTCAAGCATATTATATCACATTTCTGTTCTTTACTAGGTTTAATCTTTTTCAAAGAGATTAAGCGAGAAAATCTAACAGTGAAAAAGAACGACCAACCATATTAAAGTATTTCTGGCAAAAGTGATACTTTTCAGCTGCTATTCGCTTTGCGATTTTCACAGGCCGTTTTGGTAAAATTCTATCAGGAAATTTCGGTAACGTTACCAGGAAAGACTGAGGTGCAACAGATAAAAAGACAGGCTCGAAAAAATTTTTTACATTTCACAGACGGCGTGCCGGCGGATTCAAAAGTACTTCACAACCTTTGAGGAGGTGGAAAGTGATACTGTTAACTTGTAGTGATGAAAGAGTATAATCGTAAAAGAATGCGATTGATATTGCCATTATGCATTTTCCAAGGATTCTTCACTACACAAAAACCTTTGAATATATATCACTAAATTCTTCGTATTCTTCTTAGGCAAGAAAGCATTGGGTTATGCATTTTGGGAAACCTGCTTTTGTTAAGAGTTGGTTGGGGGGTGGTCCCTATTTAAAGGATAATGCGGTTTTTGGAAAGTTTCAATACTTTTAGTTAACATTATCTGGAAAGTATGAGGAGGATGTTCGTTAGGATTTTAGTTGTTCTTTTGATTGGTTTGGCGGCTCTGCTGTATGCTGAAAAGGCAAAGATAACCATCTGGGCTTGGGACCCAAACTTCAACATTCCGATTATGCAAGAAGCTGCGGCTAGGTACAAGAAAATCAACCCTGATGTCGAGTTTGAGATTGTTAACATGGCAAAAGCAGATGTTGAACAAAAACTGAATACAGTACTTGCATCTGGTGTGAAAACAGGGCTTCCTGAGATAGTACTTATCGAAGATTACAACGCGCAAAAATATCTCCAATCATACCCTGGGGCATTTGCTGATTTGACAAAACACTTCACATGGTCGGAATTCGCTCCATACAAAGTAAAACTCATGACTTTAAACAACAAAGTTTACGGTGTTCCATTTGATTCAGGTGTTGCTGGATTTTTCTACAGAATAGACTACATTGAACAAGCCGGCTTCAAACCATCCGACCTCGAAAACATCACATGGGACAGGTTCATTGAAATTGGAAAAGTTGTTAAACAAAAGACAGGAAAATACATGATTGCAGCGGACCCATACGATGGAGGTTTGATGAGGATACTTTTGCAATCGGCTGAAAGTTGGTACTTTGACAAATCCGGAAAGCCGTATATTGCAAATAACCCTGTTTTGAAAGAAGCAGTTAGACTTTACAAGGAAATTAAAGATTCTGGTATTGCAAAGGAAGTTTCAGGTTGGAACGAATGGGTAGGTGCATTTAACAGAGGGGAAGTCGCAGCTGTTGTAACCGGTGTATGGATTATTGGTTCCATTAAAGCTGAAAAAAGTCAGGCAGGCAAGTGGAGAGTTGCACCTGTGCCAAGAATGAACCTTAAGGAATCCGTTAACGCATCGAATCTCGGTGGTTCAAGCTGGTATGTATTGCAAAACAGCAAATACAGAGATGTTGCTATCGATTTCTTGAAGAAAATATACGCACGCGATGCCGATTTCTATCAAAAGATATTAGTCGAACGCGGAGCAGTTGGCACATGGTTACCAGCTCAAGGTGGTTCTGCTTACAAAGCAAAAGACCCGTTCTTTGGCAACCAACAAGTCTTCCAACTCTTCTCAGAATGGATGAAGAAGATACCACCTGTGGACTTCGGTGTTTACACTTATGAAGCGGACGCTGCAATTATGAGTGTTATGCCCGATGTTTACAGTGGGAAGCTCTCTATAGACGAAGCTCTGAAGAAAGCAGAACAACAATTTTTAAACTCAATTAAGTGATTTTGC contains these protein-coding regions:
- the glyS gene encoding glycine--tRNA ligase subunit beta, with protein sequence MSEFLFEIGVEELPTTEVPGIIQQLSEKVPETLKSEGVQFENFEVFVAPRRFGFVLDGLSDTTPDRVVEKKGPAVNVAYDKDGQPTKALLGFLKSNESTLEDVKIVDNYVYITKIQKGIKTEEVLKKVVPQIIYSLKFRKPMKWGDGKYEFVRIPHHVLAVYDGRTLDMEIFGLKSSNKTIGHRFVKDDYFEVNSYKDYLEKMNNYYVIPQIEKRREFIVKQLEDFEKQGFEVDKDESLIEEVAILTEFPKMIQGEFLEKYLELPEELIRTTIKHHQRSFTVKRNGKTTNLFLAFIDMPEDVKGNARKGYERVINARLEDARYYYEKDIKVSLETFNEKLKEMVFQKELGTLYDKVQRIEKLSQRIIGVLGLEKKSGTILRTARLCKADIGSHVVYEFPELQGIMGRIYALKDGEPNDVAWGIEEHYSNNPTTIEGAVVGIADRIDTVVGNFVIGNIPSGSKDPYGLRSKVDDIYLIVEKFSWDLDLKPIIFAACEELNKELPGGLFEFFENRFELYNARLRYDIARAVRELWNKPLRGILSAQAIMELAGTDEFEHLLVGFERVHNISRKHESNYFDSAKFIQDEEKELFEKYLEVKPVVLDYIKHLNYKDALRKITELRPFIDKYFDKVFVMVEEEDIRLNRLGFLKTIDELFSEFGDLTLIEKKLQA
- a CDS encoding glycine--tRNA ligase subunit alpha, which codes for MYLQDVIKTLDEFWASQGCFIEQPYDMEMGAGTFHTSTFFGVLRKRPWNVAFVQPSRRPTDGRYGENPNRMQRFYQYQVILKPHPERSQELYLESLKALGIDPKEHDIRFVEDNWESPTLGAWGIGWEVWLDGMEITQFTYFQQVGGVSLSEIPLEITYGVERIAMYLQGVDNVYDVMWNKDVRYGELFKENERQFSIYNFEEANTDALFTLYDIYRKEFERLMERGLLFPAYEQLLKCSHTFNLLDARNAISVAQRQTFIRDIRAMASKCAKVFVEAEGGKNE
- a CDS encoding AEC family transporter, encoding MIYQAFGAVLPSFIMMFVGYIYGKLFKEDITLFNKIATWLMAPIVTFAFMNDYIPTAGVLLRYGMGFSVMFAISFLISRLHKEDREIFFTGNVYVNSGYLGYPVLMALWGERALALGVVYSFVNVFVGSTLLPALIRGKLELKNILKLPFLYAIILGWGFGIAGISYKQLPAGVLTAFNWLKEMAIPFLLLQVGLGISRIKFETSSIKGYSFVVVERLLLIPLMLLPIAFFFEPLEAKVFLLECAMPIGVNSVVVIGAFKKELVPKAGMTVALTTLFSLVTLPFWAYVIERIFG
- a CDS encoding C40 family peptidase, which encodes MNAIIVVPVTDVRAERRFRSERIHQLVFGEIVEVLEDIQILEKFDYILIRDVRLDYKGYVNKNTLYFMTEKEYEQIKNFRIIKVSVPFCRISGSVSFLLPFGSRLYTENGKDFFLPNGFVYNVVDEPNESFNSVVELALQMIGSPYLWGGTSSYGFDCSGFVNRLYDVALNIDMPRDASDQENRYPQVATVDEYEKLMPGDLLYMEGHVMMYIGDGKIVHANGHNMCVSITDLNDNDYGRYLKSQIRKVCRVSST
- a CDS encoding ABC transporter substrate-binding protein translates to MRRMFVRILVVLLIGLAALLYAEKAKITIWAWDPNFNIPIMQEAAARYKKINPDVEFEIVNMAKADVEQKLNTVLASGVKTGLPEIVLIEDYNAQKYLQSYPGAFADLTKHFTWSEFAPYKVKLMTLNNKVYGVPFDSGVAGFFYRIDYIEQAGFKPSDLENITWDRFIEIGKVVKQKTGKYMIAADPYDGGLMRILLQSAESWYFDKSGKPYIANNPVLKEAVRLYKEIKDSGIAKEVSGWNEWVGAFNRGEVAAVVTGVWIIGSIKAEKSQAGKWRVAPVPRMNLKESVNASNLGGSSWYVLQNSKYRDVAIDFLKKIYARDADFYQKILVERGAVGTWLPAQGGSAYKAKDPFFGNQQVFQLFSEWMKKIPPVDFGVYTYEADAAIMSVMPDVYSGKLSIDEALKKAEQQFLNSIK